AATCAACCAATAGAGTCGACAATAGATACGTCTTCTAGAACTATGTCTTCCACAATATCTCACCAAACATCACCAGAACAATTGATGTCTTCTATAAATCCTGTGTCAAGTCAACCAATAGAATCGACAACCGATGCTTCTTCTAGAACTATGTTTTCCACGACATCTCAGAAAACAGTAAAAGAAACATCACCAGAACAATTAATATCATCTACCAATCCTCTGTCAAGTCAACCAATAGTGTCAACAACCGATACTTCTTCTAGAACTGCAATTTCTTCAATATCTCAGCAAGAAGAAACATCACCGGAACTAATGATATCGTCTAGGAATCCTCCTCAACCTATTGAGTTAACAACTGATCATTTTTCTAGAGCTGCTACAACGAAAGCTGATGATACCCATAGAACAAGGAAACTATTTCTATCAACTTTAACAACTACTGTACAGGGGGAAACATCGAACAGTGGTTTTACCTCTGTTTCTTCAGGAACGGAAGCTGGTAATACCCATAGTACAAGGAAACTATTTTTATCAACTTTAACAACTACTGTATATGGAAAAACATCGAACAGTGGTTTTACCTCTGTTTCTTCAGGAACGGAAGCTGGTAATATCCATAGTACAAggaaattatttttatcaactTTAACAACTACTGCAGTACAGGGGGAAACATCGAACAGTGGTTTTACCTCTGTTTCTTCAGGAACGGAAGCTGGTAATACCCATAGTACAAGGAAACTATTTTTATCAACTTTAACAACTACTGTACATGGAAAAACATCGAACAGTGGTTTTACCTCTGTTTCTTCGGAGACGGAAGCTGATTATACTCATAGTACAAACCTTGTGCACACGACGAACCCATTTTTACCAGTGTCAAAACCTACTGTAGACGAGACAACGACGATCGGTGGTTTTACGTTATCGGTCAGTGATGTCAACACTCACAGTACAAAAAGCAAAGAAAATACTATATTTACTACCACGACTCCAGATTATTTGAAACATAATGATTTGACAGGTTTGTTTACTTCACAATTGTTTATATCAAATGTAAGTTGTAAAGATGGAGAATCTAAGTTCAAGATAATTCTTAACCGATTTTGCACATTCCAACATTTAACGTCACGCATTTGATTATTCTTATCATTATTTTTCGGCGGTTTAGATTTGATTTCTTtatcttttatttgtttttttttttttcagcattGTTTGTAATGTTTGGTGGCATATTAATTCTTAATCTGTTCCTTTTATTGTTGTTAATTGGCATGATTAATAAATCTGGGTAAGTACTGTTTTGTTAATGATGACGCAATGATTACACTACTTATACACTACTTATTAACCACTTATACACTACTTATACACTACCTATACACTACCTATACACTACTTATACACTACCTATACACTACTTATACACTACCTATACACTACTTATACACTACCTATACACTACTTATACACTACCTATACACTACTTATACACTACCTATACACTACTTATACACTACCTATACACTACTTATACACTACTTATTCACCACTTATACACTACCTATACACTACTTATACACTACCTATACACTACTTATACTATTAATTCTCAATCCCAGTAATAGTAGATTTTGTTTGGTATCTACATATCTACTAAGTATTCTACAGTATCGTACCATTCAGTCAAACAGCTAGCTTGCAGAAAAGCGTCGACATAACTGTCTTGATAATGAGGTACTTTTATATACACTGTGCACGGTGTCAGGAGACGCTACAGTAGACCTTGTGGGACGAACGTTACCGTCAACAGACATGATATTACAGAAAGTTTATTGACGATACATGATACCGTACGTGTATCGCATATAAATAATGGCTGTGGATGGGTGGTAAGCATTATTACAAACACATTTACAGTAACAACAATAAACGCGTATTGTCATTTATTCGATTAGTGATTAGCGATCACACTGAAGATAGATAATTTACATGATTGGAgagtttttattttcttgacaCAATACTAATGGACTATGATGTACTTTTTAGACATAGGGTTGTTCCAGTAAATACTGATTCAAATCCATTCGACCCTATCAAGGTCGTCAGCGCTTCTGTAGAAGAAGAACATACTTCGAAAGTAACAACTGCCGAAGAGAGCACACTTACTATTGAAACGAATGGAATATGGCTGAGAGAATATGATCGAAAGGTTATCAGAGACCCATGGAAGCCAATATATGAAGAAAACTTCTTTTGAAAAGGATGTTCACAATTACGAAATCAATGTTAGATGAgccgtatatatatattttattgtttaataaatacaCTTTTATAACAGTGACCAAAAACGATAAAACACATTACGCACAATTTAATAACACCAAGTaacacaaattataaataaaacaaatgaaaagcACTGTGTAAAATATTACTGAAAATGTAGTAAAACTGGCCCGTACTCAATGAattatgttaaagatgtatttcccccataaaacatgaaaaataaagattaataaaatcagactttaaataggccatttcgcagttgtaataaagttattcatttctgtaaaaaaaaacaaacaaacaaaaatgatttcacttataaaaagaacAACGAAACGGTACTTTTAACAAAAACCTATTATCTGACAATTTAAGACCCTAAGTATCCTTTGCTTTAAATATATATCTCTTTAACGTTAACTTGGTAAGATTAACACTAACAGACTAGATTAACACTAACAGACTAGATTAACACTAACAGACTAGGTTAAATACAAAACTAACTAATAAAATTTACACGCACACATACGTGTAAGATAAAGTACGTACGGAATACTTACTTATTGGGTTTTATTTGTTACCGTAATTCTTTTTTCTTATTATAATTAACCATAGAACGTACatgtctttctttctttcttttttttattcaattgttCACACTtccaaaacaaaaatacaagttATGTGAAACAATGATAACAGGTATCATAGTAATAAACAATAaggtaatcaaactaatttaaacaaaatatatagagatacttgtactttaaaaaaacaaagaagtGTGAAAGGAGGTCAAATAAATAAGTATGATACTTTAAGCTTGACCCCCTAACAAGACTGCAGGTTACGGTACATGAcaaaaaacagcacatgtaacAGAACATTTAAGAAAATGAAtgactttatttttttttaaagtaatacatttgcattatttttacaaaacatcaaTGATATTACGTGTCTTGAAATATAGAATGTAATCTGAGTACTAAACTGACATTAAATTATGAGTTGTGTGCTACCAAGTAATATAGGAATGAAGCAGTAGTTttctattataacattatacaaGTATTGCCATCGTCTACTATTATAAGGTTTGCATGGTAGCTTTGTGTAcactgcccaaatatggtggtgatatgacatcatcatgtccatatatgggcacatgacatgtttttgtcacataaagtttgatagtgtagacagaggttaacACAGCTTATAAGACGTATTGTATTCATTGATCACATGATTCACTATTGCGTTTATCTCTAGGCCTACTCGGTGTCGTTTCTTATATTATTTCTGAATAACTTAATTATGCGGTGTTCTCTATGaataatttaggcctacagtaagtCTAAGGAAGATACAAAGTTACACGTGTAATTTCCGGATTTAAAAGTAGTAAAAAAGTCACTGAAGAAACAAATGAGAATCTCTGTAAGTTCGTAAACTCCAACTTTCatcctattttatttatttatttctattgaCATTCAGGAACTTTGCACCATAGTACTATTTTCTCTACAACGCATATCAAACATAGGAATTATTAACTATTCCATTACTACTATGGGATGTTACAGATACATTATGCGATCTACCACCAACATCTCGTCTCAGTAGCCCACGtaatttacatcgaatcttatCCAAACCACGTCGAAAATCTTTCATCTTTGCGCCATAGACAATTGGGTTAATGCACATATTTGATGTGTACAGGAGAACAGTTATTTCGTGTTCAACAATAGTGCTGAATTCGAAACATTGGCAGATGATATAAACCAGATAGAGTGTGAAGTTTGGAGAACTAGTGCAAATGAACACAATCACCACGAAACACATTGTGTAAGCAAGGTTTTTGTACATAGACGCGTCTGATGTAGAATGACTCTGCCGCCAGTTGTCAGAACTGCGTATCTCCCAAATTGCTCTACCTTTGCAGCATATCATTATGCATGTCGgaataaaaaacaatgttaaGAAGATACAAATGCCAGAGGCAAAGCGGACCTTATTATTTGGGTAATTGTAGAGACACTCGCCGGACTTATCTTCGTTTATGTCTGCGAGTATTGCAAGATGAAAGACGATCAAAGCGCCAATGACGTGAGgtgttatatatattatgcaaacaattaagATGGGTTTATCCTTGAACTTGAATGGATACATGATTGACAGGTACCTCTCAATGGTGATCACCACCAGGTTGTATGTGGATGTGACTGCGAAGAACCAAAACAGCATGCGACCTTTGCAGAAGACTGTTCCAATTTCTCCATCTGGTGCGTCTTGGTTGTAAAAGAACAGAAACGTACAACACCCAAACAAATCTAGAAAAGACTGCTGAACGATCAAACCATGGACTAAAGACTTCTTGTACATTCTTATGTAAAGGAAAACTCCAGTGACGACAGTATTAAGCACGATTCCAACGCCTATGACTACAAAACGTAGAGTTATGAGCCATACTGAGTCGTCGAGCTGATGAGTGCTGTTGTCGGTTTCGTTTTCCATGACTGAATCtgtgaaaattgtaatttattatagaagagataatttttcttttttgttgttgtttaacTGCCTGTCTTCACAAATCATTGTGTTTATTTATCTAcgaataaaatattatacattaacaaaacattctttaaaatgtgtatatacCCAATGGACAAAAGCagtaaataaatgataaatagtgTAAACTATTTACTCAAGAACGTGATGAAATGTTATACAGTATGGTATATTTGTTCattgacctactgtacaaatatAGTCTTTTTATAAGTATTGAATTTTATTATCTTATTGCTGCAAGCAGAAGTGAATCTAACAAAGAAGAAAACACGGAAGTGAAATGAATGGTTATTCAGATAACGGAACACCACAACAACTTATCTTAAATAGGCTTGGGgttggtgggggggggggggtgttgtTTATAGGAGGGTTGCAGCTAAATCGTTCATGTATTACAGAGCTGATTACTCACTAAATGAATGCCCATTACATTGCAAGTCTAGTGCAAAACTCCAAACCAATTGAACACGTGTTTTGCCACAATACTTTTACTTATACTGGtaaattttaaatgttcatTAATTATACCATATTGCTTTGTTTcacatcaataaataaaaataaaaagagcatCAATCAAGTTCATTACCAGTTCTCAATCCTGACCAGAAATAGGCCTATTGAAATTTTGTGAGAGGatattgttaaaattaaagtCTGTTTGAACTATTTCTACTACCTATTTCTAATATTACGATCTGAGATTATCATGTTTAAAAACTACCAATAAAGCGACTaatctagtaggcctaccttacaTTAGCTCTAGTTATTTTCGTTTGACATACTTGTCCAAGCTAGTCACTTAGAATACAAGGAGAAGGAAATATAATGGCATTTTATTAATGAATGCGTTGATACAAAAGTAAAGTGTAGTTAGCTTGCATGAattgttctgaatttgaatGTATAGTGTGTTGTTAACAAAAGCTTTACAGGCCTGCACGTCACAAACATTACCCTGTAAAAAAGGGGATTTTCTGGTATATTCATTTGCCTTTTACTAACCATGCTAAAAATAACTTGGAA
This genomic stretch from Antedon mediterranea chromosome 11, ecAntMedi1.1, whole genome shotgun sequence harbors:
- the LOC140063223 gene encoding sphingosine 1-phosphate receptor 3-like, whose product is MENETDNSTHQLDDSVWLITLRFVVIGVGIVLNTVVTGVFLYIRMYKKSLVHGLIVQQSFLDLFGCCTFLFFYNQDAPDGEIGTVFCKGRMLFWFFAVTSTYNLVVITIERYLSIMYPFKFKDKPILIVCIIYITPHVIGALIVFHLAILADINEDKSGECLYNYPNNKVRFASGICIFLTLFFIPTCIMICCKGRAIWEIRSSDNWRQSHSTSDASMYKNLAYTMCFVVIVFICTSSPNFTLYLVYIICQCFEFSTIVEHEITVLLYTSNMCINPIVYGAKMKDFRRGLDKIRCKLRGLLRRDVGGRSHNVSVTSHSSNGIVNNSYV